The DNA region CATTGGCTAATTCTGGATTTTTCTTGCACAAAAAGTCCGCCTCCCTGTCAAAGAGTAAACGGCGACCATGATGAAAACGTAATGCAACACCATCtaccatccacctccaccacccccatcaaaaACATGACGAGAAACACCACTACAACCCACGAACCGACTTCCTCCTCTCATCCACCGGGGGGCAGGGGGGGAAACGACAGCTTTACGACCCAGCGATAATGACGACAAAAACGTGGGAATGGAGATAGGCAAATCAGCAGCAGTGTGATGTCAGCGGaatttcctcttttttcttttttttttttttttccctacGTGGAAAGTTGAGGGGGATTTTCCAACGACGAGAAACTAGTTGATAGAATCAATCTCTATTTCTTCACactttgtttttgttttttgccTATCTCCTGGTGGATTTCTTTTCTCGTCAGCTTAAtactttttctctctcctctgTTTCTGGTGTGTTTGCGGTAGATttagcttttcttttttcttcttttttttttgcttggaTTCATGACACAGTACGATGATGGTATTTTAtttcttttgttcttttgTATGACAGACGACGAaaagagaggggagagggagagggggaggtatATATGGGACAAACAGGGGTAGAATGTGATGAATGTAAATGCaatggggggaaggaagaTTGGTGGGGAAAGCTGGGATGGATACATAGTTGTTGAGTTGTGGGGGGAATATCAACCGGATTGGTTTTTCCTGGACGTGATGACTGTTTCGTTTTGATTGTGATTGTGATTATTGGTTTTGATCATGTTCTTTTGGGCAGGTATTTTGGGGGTAGTGATGGAtttgactttttttttttttttttggatgatAAAACGTGAACTGAAAGAGTGGGAACCGCATGATGAATGAACGGGACGTTGTGGAGCTGGATTTGAGCTGCTGTTTCttgggaaggggtggtgaggttgtgacggttggtgttggatcGACGGGTGGGGGTaagggggtgatgagaaCGGGAATGGATGCCAAGAAGATGGAATGAACAAGTTTGTTGCTACCTTTCTGGGCTGTCACGtgaggatgggatggtgggtTAGGTATGAGTAGGAATGAATCGAGCTTGGTAAACGGATTGGTCATTTTTGAGAGGATGATACGTGAGGCATGTGGTGGGTAGGGGTGATAGGTCTACCTAGGCAGGTAGGTACGTAACGATCATAACGCAGATGTAGGGTTTTTTtatggaaaaaaaaatgaaaagaaaaataaagaaaattGGTATGGGGTTTGTTTGGCAAATACTTGGAAATAACGGGACTGAGAGTAGGTACTTCGACTTGAGGATATATTGTGATGATTATTTGTTGTTTTCTGTGTGAAGCTcttgtggtggaggggtatAGTGGATGGGGATGTTTTACCAAGAATAAGAATCAGGTAAAGAAAGGACCAAAACTTGGGAACCAAATACAGTTTGGATGGGGAAAGTGCGAGGGGCGCGCCGGGGGGGGTTCGGACTATATGGCAGGTTGATGTCATGAAACTTGTGGTTGGATCAGGTAACGTACCTTGTGCAGTATATGCAGCGcacgtgtgtgtgtgtgtcgcTCGGTGTTGGAGGAAGGAATATCATACCTGCGGGTGAGTTGGGTGTTCACCGCCCATTGATCTTTTGGATCTCCATAGGTAGGAATCCGAGGGTAGTTGGACAAGGACAGTCCTTCGAGGTGTGGGTGAGTTTGGAGTCCGAGGAGGCTACACTTTTTCAaacttttcttttatttGATTATGGCTATGGAAAATGATGATGTCAGAAATTTGGACTGTTTTGGAAAGCCTTCACTATAATACTGGAGAGAATTAGGACGGCTATGCCCCGGGAAAGTGTCTCATGGGCCTGCATTGCGGTTTTCTGATTGGAGTTGAAGATGTTCTGTGGGAGATTGTGGTCGGGCTGACTTCAACGGACGTTGATATATTTACAGTACGAGATATCTTCATTTTCCCGGACAAACGACATCGACATTACCGACCGTAAGCGGTTTATCTCGAAGTCTTGGTTTGTGTAGTTCCTTTTTGTCGTTTGGGGGTGCTTTCGTGTGTGAGTCAAGAAGAGATTAGAACATCGTGAGAAGTTGAGTCTCGGATTTTTCAAAAGTCTCGGTGCTGAACTGCGCAGCTGGACttgaggtggttgggttgatgTCTGTGGTGACGATGGAGGAATGATTCAGGGGTAAAAAAAGGGGTAGTATGGTCTCGGGTTAGGGTTCTTTCTCTCTGCACACAACTTTTGGACGTTCTTGTCTTTTGGACTTTGCCCTGCTAGTCTAACAGCGGATCTCATGGGCAAAGAAGGGTGTAAAAAAAGAGCCCCAAATGTCTATTTTGTGATCTTCACTGGCGAGAGGAATCCAGGAAAACCCTCCTTATTTCTTGTTCGTATcctcacacacacagcctCGTCAGTGCCAAACTCCACACACAACCCTTCTGTGGATATTGTTTCTGAAACAAAACATTCGTAATCATTCGATCATCCAACTACTCCACGTATCCGTGCCTCGAGCacatttttttctcttctctaTCCCAACCTGATCCTCGGACACACGGAGGATGGAACGTGGcctgttggtgatgaacaCAGTTCATCTCACATCAGAAAATGCGGCCGCTCTTGCATGAGCTGAGCAGAAGTTGGTCAAGGTTTCACTGTTCTAGAATTTTTCTCGCAACAATAGCCAAACACTGCTTTCGGAGGGGTGCATACCAAGCTTTTGCCGAGACAGCATCGGATTGGGGACTGCTGCAGAGAAGAGAgtgggagttggtggtgggatggatggCTGAGCCAATACTTGCTCCAGTGGCGCGCTTCTGGCCGCGGGCGAAGCGGGGAGCGGAGCACGACTGCGGGAATATGTACATGGCGGCAACAATGGCAGTGGTGGTCACGGAAGGGGAGGCCGGCTTCGCGAATTTTTTTTgaattttttttgtttcttttgttgcttgTTCAGCCCTGCCGGGACATcacacccacccacacacccacacacccacatACCCAATGTATGCAGGAGACCAGGTCTAGGCATGCGGCAGTCGTCCCATGGTACCACCAGAGGTTGAGGCTTAATCAACGCAGCTGCAGCAGCAATGTCAAGCCGTGATTGCGATGTGCTGGCTCGCTATTGATTTCCTGGGGAAGGCAACTCGCGTGTTCTGCAGGTGATTTTGCGAGCGAGGTCTGGATGTGAGTGCGAAGGTCGACTCTGCATGGAAGACTGCCGAATTGCCGAGCAGCAGATATTCCCAAAGTGACAGTGAATCTGCAGCTTTGTTTTTAGCCAAGAGCAccctgcttgctgctgaagATGAGCGTTCGTATTCAGGAACGGGATTCGCTTGGCTAAAGCTTGTGAGGAAAAGCCATGATGATGTGCCGAAGGGACTGACGTGAGGAATGTGGTCATGAAGAATGGTCAGGCCACGGCCATGAGGATCCGAGTCTGTAACACCCTGGGGTAGCCTTGACACACTGGGTTGGGCCCGAAGCCAGACAAAAAGTTGAGAAAGAAATACGATGAATGTTTGCATATGAATGTTTTCCGTGTAGGCACATGTCACCAGGCGTGTGTAGTGGAAGGCATCCAATGGCATCATTGTGCTATCGGTATGCCAGCGCTAGGGAAGGGCTTGCAGGCATCCCCACCAAGTCTGCCCTAGCTGGACTTGGTGGCGCTGCGACCTAAGGCAGGCCAAACTCCGCAACTGTTTCCCCCCTGAAGACATCCACTGACCGCCTGTTGACACGAGGGCTCGCAGAGGGCATCCTCGTAGCTGTGGTAGTTTATGGTAGCGGCCGCAGTTGGCGTCAAGCAGAGGTTTTCGCTGTCATTTCCGGTGTTGCAGGTATGGGCTGCAGCATCAGAGCGCGAGCAGCCTAGACATTTCTGTTTCTGACGGATGTTTGTGCAAGCACTGAAAAAAGACCCGAATTCAGGCgggctcccctcctccccgttgGTGGCCTCGACCCTGGATTCGCACCATGCCCCGCTATGGATCAGCACTCAGCGCTCAGCGCCTCTCGCCGGATCTTGTTCATCCAGATTGCAGAttgcgtcgtcgtcgtcagcaAGGAATTTACCCTCCAAGAAGAGCCAGGGTTCCAGATTCTCCAGGATTCTCCAGAGGAGAAAGCAGCATTTTATTCGAGCAGTTAAAGGGCTTTGTCAGGCCATCAGCCTTCCTTCTTTCCGACGCAGCTGCATATAAAGCGGAGCCATCGGACACATCGGCCCCAGCAATCGGTCGTGCAGCACTGCAGCAGGTCTTGCGCCCGCCGACTCGACGCCAATCGACGGGTTCGACACCGCAAATCCATCTGATCAGGGCACCCCCCTTTTGGCGACCCCCGGTCCTGGCTCCAGCGACTTGGCACACATACAATATCACCCATAGcctccccccaccctttctcttctccaacatATATTCCCCATCCTCTCGGCCTTGTCCGTCTGTCCGACCTCCCAGCTCGTTCGTCTTGCACCCAAACGACTTCCTCGCAGAAAAACAACCCTTGTGTTTGGTTCCGTTGCGCTTCGGCCCGGCCCCCTTACGTGCTACTCGAAACCTCGTGTTCACAGCCACCAAACAACCAAGCATCACGACGCACATATCGCATATAGGTCTCGCTTCGATATTTTTTACGACGATCCTGTCcaggggaagaagaaaaacgATCAAGCCACTTCTGGTTCTGAGGTCAGATATGAGCAGCTTGCCAGCCTGCTCTACTaagctgttgttgttgttgttgcccgTAGGAAGCACTGGCAACCGACACGTTCGATTTCTGGGACCGTGAATCACGCTTCGCAAAACAACACCTCCAGAACCACCATAACTACCATACAATATCCAAAGCAATGGCTACCTACTCCCCCGAATACTCGGATGACGAGTACGATTTCGACGAGGAGTACTTTGCGCAAACCTACAAGCcgctctccaacctcccgacccctccaccctcgtCACGCGACTCCTTGATCGCTCACAGCCCGAGGTCTCTTTTTGAAGATGGAGGACTTGCTGATTCTGTCCTTTTCGGTATGTGGGCTTTCTCAGTGTTTGTTATTGTTTCGCAATTGGTTTCTAACGGCCCCGTTTCACAGGCCCCGCCGTCCACTTGGTAAACCTTGTGCCTCCAACGGCTTCTCTGGCTGTGCCGTCAGTCGCCCTTGTTCATGAGATTCTAGTCCGGGCTGATCTGCCAATGGACACCATCGGCCTTGCAGTTTGCATTTTGGATTCGCTCAGCTCCAAGTTTTCGCTCAATTGGAGGTTGCTCTGCCCGCTGGCACAGAGAGAGGCGCTCTCTGAGCTTCCCAAGCGGCACACGCTCCCGGTCAGTCCGGTGGGGATGGCCCAGCTACACATCGACTGTGTTGGTCCGGAGATTATCGTTCTGACCGCATTGATCATTGCCGTCAAGTTTCTGGAGGATTGCCAGGAGCCCACACAATACTACGCATCAGCATGGGGGAAGAACCAGTGGACTTGCGACCAAATCAATGTCACCGAAAGGTGCATCATGGAAAGCCTGGGCTACCGGATTCTCCCCTTGTGGGACCCCGTGTTGATTGGGAGTGTGGTTAAAGACATGGAGCGTGCTGGAAGGCAGGCGCTC from Podospora pseudopauciseta strain CBS 411.78 chromosome 6, whole genome shotgun sequence includes:
- a CDS encoding hypothetical protein (EggNog:ENOG503P327) codes for the protein MATYSPEYSDDEYDFDEEYFAQTYKPLSNLPTPPPSSRDSLIAHSPRSLFEDGGLADSVLFGPAVHLVNLVPPTASLAVPSVALVHEILVRADLPMDTIGLAVCILDSLSSKFSLNWRLLCPLAQREALSELPKRHTLPVSPVGMAQLHIDCVGPEIIVLTALIIAVKFLEDCQEPTQYYASAWGKNQWTCDQINVTERCIMESLGYRILPLWDPVLIGSVVKDMERAGRQALYPPQPRKIDKHQRSQSEAVTGLGLPFTPAETPVLENGPAVVVPLVDGGKMHVTFGGEGAPAPDLHLPRGKRKTFPTSG